NNNNNNNNNNNNNNNNNNNNNNNNNNNNNNNNNNNNNNNNNNNNNNNNNNNNNNNNNNNNNNNNNNNNNNNNNNNNNNNaaaaaaaaaaaaaaaaaaaaaaaaaaaaaaaaaaaaaaaaaaaaaaaaaaaaaaaaaacatcataggTTACCTCATCCACATTCAAAGTGACAAGTTCCTCCTCCAAACCATCCAATTCTTTGACCTTAAACGTGCTCAACAGAGTAACGCAAGAGATGGTAGACATAGGCATCACCCTCAAGTCATCCATCACCATATAACTCACCACACCCTTCACATAACCTCCCTCTTGCTTACTACTTgtgttttcaaatatttataaagcTTTGATATTAATCCCATTCATGAAATGTAATAAGTGTTATGTGCATGTATGCAACGAATTTTAGTCGGTTCTTTTGGATTCCTCGCTGTTCTACACACGGCCTgcacgtgcgagtatggacccaccagtcggttcgcacacctcaTGGGCCCCTTTCTTGGTCGGGCTAGCATTCTCTGGAGCTGCTGTAGGATACCTGTTAGGAATAGTGACTGTTGcaacattataataaatataataatcatTTATCTATCTCATAATGTACTCGTCTGTACCATcataaaaagagaagaattcCTTGATGTATGAACAATTATGCATGAAGTCCTAACATTTTCCTTCATTATCATGTAAAACAaccctttcattttttcttcatatcatatcatttttaccATAACTTTCCTTGCATAGATCGAGGAGTGCATATGCCAAAACATCATATTGCATGACAATCATATTATATACCTTATCATATCAAACATGTgtcataacataaacatatcatatcataaatcgTGTCACAACATGATCCGTATCATTAATCATATTACATCATAATTTATATCATGTCactcatatatcatatcactTACATGTTGTTAggtatatcatatcattcacatatcatatcgtaaacatatcatttcacaaCCTTTCAAACCATggggcacgtgtcatcatacaacatataAGTTCTAAATGAtccgatagtaagaccacttacttggttgaccttaACCAGTGTTTTCTCTGTAAGTTTGAATTCATCCTCCAAAGTTGCTCCAAATATCGTCAGGAGTTGTTTTGTATTAAACCGTCCATCTCGCTTCATTACTAATTcacttttctaatttaatttaacttgaGGTTCGGAAATAGTACATTATACTGACCTCAATTACCTCTATTAGGTCAAAATTAGATCAGGAAGGTCGGTGTCAAAAATGTCTAACCATGCCGAatacaccattttttttagccGGGGGACTGCACGTAGACTATCCGCTGGAGCCGAAAGACTCGGCGTCTGCAGAAGTGACACGTGTCACTTAGAGACTTTGACACGCGTAACTTAAGGACGTTGACACACGTGCAGGTCTTAGAGCAGGTCAAGGGTTGTTACAAAGAACGCGCAAGGCTGCGTAGTGTTTAGTGGGTTGGGCCTAATTGGGCTTGAAAGCAGGTTTTTGGGCCGAGTAAAAAGGTTCTAGGCTACTGGACTAGACTGGACTGGGTATAGGTTGCTGGTCTTTGGGTTTGGATTCGACCCCATGGATCAAAATTCTCCACCCAACTCGCCGACGTCGTTTACATCGCCGTTATCGATCTCCTCCGTTCAATGCAAGTCCTGCTTGCGTCGTCTCACAGACCCACACTGTTGTAACGTTTCGGTAAACCTACAGCTTAATCCGTTTAATTTCCAGTTTTTTCCGACGGAATCCAGACGCACCGGCGgcgaaaagaataaaacaaggCCAGGGTAGTTGcatataaaatttgttttcttgacATTTGGGTTCGTGTCGATTAAGGTTTTCAGTCAATCTCATATATTCCTATCATGTTCTTCGACAACTCCAGAGAAATGTTGTTCAACAAGGGAATTTCAGAACAGGGTGTGGAATCTTATATAGAATTCAAAAGAGTAgttaagaaagaaagataacataaccaaaaaacagagagatgaCATTAACTATAttgataatgaaataaaaatagacgACATAGCATCATGACGGCTTGAATAAAACCATGGAAACCAACAATCTTAGCACGCAGAGCAGATCTCTGGAAACAAGTTTGGTCCAAAGATTCCTTGATTTCATATACATTTCTGAAACAACCTTAAATTCCTTGACAAGGGGGGAAGCTCACATGTATCTCCAAAAGTTGTCAGCACCCATGCTCATCTTTTTATACCATAACTTCTTCCACCACtgttataaattaataaacattgGAGAACAGATTCAAATGAGGTAGTAGGACTAAAAGTTAATTATTCaccaaaaaattcaattattagaAGGGTATTGATATTGTAGAATATACGAGAAACAATTGTAAAAATACCAGAGGATTGTGGAAAGTTGATCCTGGAAAGAAACAAGTCGCTCAGGACAGTGGTTGATTGTAGAGAAGTCCTTAGAAGATTCAAGCACTACAAAACCCAACAtaacttaaaaacaaaaattcaaatggtTATGAAATGAAGAGAGAAATATAAGCAACAAAAATGTTGGATCACATACGTCATTCATGTCCATATCGATAACCTCCACGCCAAGCTGCCTAACATTCTCCAAATTTAGCCCATAAAACATGGTGCAAATGGAGAGAGTGGAAGAGGGCAATGGTTTAACAGTAAGATCATCCATCACAATGTACGTAACAGTCCCCCCTTTCAAAAAATCTCCCACAATGGGTCGTGCCTCATTAGGTTCGCACACATATGATGCAGGGCTAACCATCTTACAGTGGCATTTGGGACATTCAATATTATATGTAGCACTAAAACTATAACGACAGTAAGAATTATTAGAACATGCATAATAGGTCTTTGGTCCTTTAGAAGGATCGTTTTGCAAGAGTCTTAGGATCTGGGATTGAGTAATGGGCGTTGGGAGGTCGGCCTTTAACTGATTTTGGTTATAATATGTAATGTTCAAGGCCTCCAAGCTGCGGTAGAGACTTCCAAGTGAACCAACCATGGGGCTGTCTTGGCCGGTGGAGAGCAGCTTGACGACCTCTTCAACAGGAAGTCGAAGTATGGCGAAGATGACATCGAAGAAGGTCTTGTCGGCTTCAGCATATAggattttcttcctctttttgtcTATGACAAGCTTAAAACGCACTAGGATTTCAGTTTGGTTTTGAGTAGACATGGTTTGATACTTGGGTTTTACTGTTCTCAttggttttttgtttgacGCTTCGATTACAGAGATTCTGAATATGGATGGGGAGATAGGTATGATGATGCATGCAACCcttcattatttcttttttcttggaaACCCCTGTTGTACtgtaaaatcattaaataagaaaaataaatgctttgaattttcatttggtCCCTTCCCAAGGTTCAAGTTTTCACTGTCTAAACTTAGGGGGAGAGATGTGAAGAAATTCAGACTCTCAATAAAAGGTCATGATCTCCTTGAACAACCATATGAACATTTTCGGTCTAATGATCTACAAATGACATTTGTAAAGTTGATATCATGAGAAACTATATGTCAAACCATCGCTTGTCTAAATCAAACGAGTCATTTGTAAGGTTGGTTGCAACAGGAAGATGATAGTATTGAACGCCTAGAAGCAATATTGGTTGCAAAAGGACCATATTAAAACTTATGGGACTACACAGAGACATATTCATATTCGCCTATAGCAAAGATAAATACTATATACTGCTATATACTGGAATAAAGGAAGAGTACGTGAATGAGTTTGAATGAGAGTAAAAGTTAAGAAATGTGTAAATAGGATTTGATGTGAACCTCGGTACCCGATTGTCGGGTTTCCATTCATAGACATTCAACATAGCTTCAGAttgagagaagagaaaggaagCCAAGAGGAGTTAAAGAAAGATTTGATTGATCCTATTAAGAAGCCAAAAGTCAATAACATATGCAGGGCAAGGGCCTTTCAGCAAACTGTTTACAAGATCAAATATGAATTACGGGGAGAGGTGGGTGTTACAGCTCTGTACAACTTGTTAAGGCTTTTGCTATAAACGACTTGGATTTTCAAGCGTCTCCTGCAAACAAAGCAACCAATGTccaaaaatcaatcaaaactCAGCTTCTCATGGACTCATCAGAAGGCTAACAAAATAGAATGATCTAACTTAAAAGGGCTCATTTAGACACTAAGTGTTTTGTGAAGGCTCTTTTATTGGttagttcttgtttttgttgccCTCTTTTGTAATGTCGACCGACTAAGGCAGGATTAGATAAGTTTATCTCCAAATTATGCGACCTTATCAACAGACTACATGATTAATTCATTCCTAATCAGGCCAACCCTCAAAAAATTAACAAGGGATGGTCCCATCATTGACATGCATGGTCCAACCCAATAGAAAGCCATTAAAAACTATTGAATgcagtaaaagaaaaacaaagtgAGAACAAGGCTAGGATTGCAGCAGCAGAGAATCAAAATAGTCAAACAATGTCCAGCATGCTTACCTCACTCATTTTCGTTAAATGACTAAGTAGCATGGCTTGCTAAGCCAGCTCGACAATCAAATAATCTTCGTTACCAAATCAAGGGAATGTATCTTAGCAGCGGGGCTACAAAAGACTCAATCGTGCAAGaaattcctctgtttcttcacCTTCTTTAACGATCTGCTTTCACAAGAAATTTGTAGGGAAGATCAAAACATACATCATATAATGGGGAAATGGATCAAAAACAACAAAGGCATAAACCCATAACATGTTGAGGAAAATTAAGCTACAAACAACAATTCATTGTCACTACTATTTAGATGGTGCCTTGCACAACTCCAGGCCATTTCTATTTCCATGAAGAACATATTTTCGAGAATTAGACACAGAAATATTGTGGGTGAATTAGGGAGAAAAACAGTCAACGAATATATGCACCACACCCACAAAGTTTTGGCATTTGAAGATTTAGAgcaataaaacaatattttttccCTCCTTCCTAGATTAACAGCagaagtttcaaaaaaaaaaacgatccAAGTATCGTagtaaaacaaaagaatacgGTCCAAAGTACCTTAATTTCTGTATTTTCTGGCAGACCTATTTCAGTAAGCACATATTGGCCAACTTTAACCCAGTCTATCTTTTCTACATCAACCAAGTCTTTGTCCCTCTTTACTTGAATCGGAGATAAATCATGGTCAAAAGAATTTCCTACCCAAATATACAGCATCATGTCATCCTTCTTGCCTAAATACCTACTTGGAGAGAAAATCACTACGGCAGCTTTAGAATGAAGGTAACTTGTGTCAAAAGCTGCAATCTTTGCTAACTCCGGCCAACAGTATACCATTGGTTGGACAAACTCACCATCTTGCTTCCCATTTGACACACTGGATACCATGCCTTCTTCAAAATGTTTTGGATAGCTTTTCCATGAACCAGCTGATTGTCCAGCAACTTCAGTTTCGACCTGGCTCGTGGCCATGCAACCTACCCGTACATCCATTCCATTTTCGATATTCTTGAAATTCTGAGTGGAACTTGTTTGTTCATCTTCAACATTATCCATAGGCTCTGAGCcctttttcatattaaatgaTGCatcaagagagaaagaaatcTTGTTTTTCCTCTTACCATCTTCTTGAGTGGCAAGAAACCTTGAGGCACTATTTGTTGCTCTGATTTTACAAGGCATTGTAGGCAATGTCAGAGATTTTGCACTACCTCGGCGTTCTGCAAGAGAAGGTGAGAACTTTTTGGATGGGAATGAGAATGACCGAGAACTTGATTCCAAAGGGACTGCATCACGAGTTTCTGGACCATCGGGCATCGATTCTAAGGAACTATTGGATGAGATAAGATGCATGTTAGAAAAACTAGATAGAGTTGAAGAAACTTGAACTGTAGGTGAAGAAGCAGAAGGAGAATCTAAAGAGGATTCTGAAAAATACTTGGTACTTGAACTTGAACTTGAACTTGAACTTGAATCAGAAGAAAGGGAGTCTGGCGAAAGATGGATAGGCGAAGAAGATGACGAAGACAAAGAAATTGCTGAAGGCGATGAAGGTTTTGCAGAAAAATGCACCATCATCAACGAGTCAGAATAGACCCTAGAGAGCGATATCCGTGGAGCTGATACAAACTCTCTCATATTTCCAGAGGCAAACTTACGCCTAAGCATACTCCAACTGCTTTCTCTGACAGGAAGATGGGTTTCATGCTCATTCTCAGATGAAGGAAATGGAGGAACGAAACCACCAGTAATAGCCTTCtggaaaatttcaaaatctaaatcatAGGAATCAACTCTCCTCTCCCCTGGATAAGGCTTAGCTCTTAATTCCCCAAGATTAATTTTACTGTTAGATTTATCCATTAAAGGTAACAGGTTTGCAAAAGAGTCCCAAAAGTTGGCTGGTTCTTCCCCTTctttaattacataaatagGCCCATGCACCTTCTCATATCGAACGATTTGCACAACAGCTCCCCTCGCATCTCTTTCCATGATTGCTTCACAGTTCTTACCAATCCAAACAAATATGGCAGAGGGTACATGAATGATAAATGCACCTCTAGAATCCAGAGATGAGGTAGAAGGATCATTTAACATTTTGGGGACCAAATGCAAAGGATCATATGGCGAGTGTGGAGCAACTCTGTACATCCTCAACAGTGAACTTGGGCTAAGAGGGAAAGCATGGACCCTCTTTTGGCATTGTAATAACTGGCAAGCAAAACCCATATTGGGGTCAGCAATACCTCTTGCTGCCTTTACATATTGAAATGCATCATCAAAACTCTGCCCTTCTCTCCACATAAGATAGGCAATCACCAACGACGTCGACCGCGATACTCCCTGGCAACAATGAACAAAAACCCTTCCATTTTGTTCTCTAACATCTTCAAAGTAGTCAAAAACATCATAAAGTATACTGGTAATATCCTCAGAAGGGCTATCCTGCAACCACAAAGTTCTGTACACGAAATCATCTTTGAAGTACTCAGGGCAAACGAAACCTACACAATTCAACACATGAGTAATTCCATTCTGTTTAAGTATATCCCTATCTCGAGCAACCGCATCACCACCAAGATATACATGTTCAGCCACCTTTGAACACTCTTTGTCAAAGAAAGCAATCTTATCCCTCTTCACCAGCCCACAATTCTTATCCGGGTTTCTCTGAATTGTCGACAAATCAAGTTTCAACCTCTCGCAATTTCCTCTGCCACTTGGTGTAGGAGGCTGCGGCCACTCACCAATATCATCCGATCCCGCCTTCGGCCATTCATCTAAGCTTCGCCGAGCTATGGACAAAGGTTGTAAAGGAGGCAAACACGACCTCGCTTTGCAATGCTGCTGCGACCTTGGAGTTAATGGGGCAGGGAAAATTCGGCTTGGTCCACTGCTATCACCAAGATTCCCATTGGGGTCTCCACCTTCTCTGTTCACTTCCGGGTGGTGAAGGGAGGAACGTGATGCAGACCACGAAGCCGAGCGCCAGAACAATTTCCGATTGCCAGAGAGCTGCACTGCGGCCCCAGAAGTACCAGAGTCCTCGGAGCCCACCATGCCCGTCCAAAATCCACAGACAATAACTCAAAGAAGCCCAAGAAAGTatagaaaccctaatttaacTTCTTTCACCCGGACAAAAGAATGAACATATTGCGCTGAAATCATATATAAACAGATATCAAACAGTCAGACCCATATCAGATCAACATCAATAACATCAACCAAAGGGCAGTAACAAAAAATAAGTCAAAGAAAACACTTCGAAGAACTAAATTAAGTAATGCCCACGATTTATTTCATAGTTCCcagatgaaataaaaaagaacccAGAAACCAAATTGCAAGAATTaaagaacaacaaagaaacaacaaaTCTCAAACTCTGACAACACACAACTCTTCGATAATctacaaaagaagaaaagtcaGAGCAACGActttgaaaaagagaaagcaaTTTAGAGTGCTTGATTTCTAGGGTTTGCAatgaaatcaaagagaaaagagatgaAGAGTTTAGATTTGCAACttacaaaatcaaatgaaagagGAGGTTCAGTGGAGTGAGTAAGTAGTGACTGAAAGAGATAGTGAGAGCAGAGCAGAGCAGAGACGTTTTAGTATAATCTGAGAGAGAATTAGAGAGAGACTGGCTGTGGAGAGGAAAGAGGAGCACAGGTAGAGAAAATTGCATTTAACCAGATTTCAATGTCTGGGCCCTTTCACACTTTTTATTACTCCCATTCTCCATTTAAGAATTCTCTGGCTCCATTTAAGAACAGCCCTAGAACGCAAGCCAAATCGAACCCATTTCACAAAATTCACTTCCTAACCATCGAGTTGGAGCATTCCACACCAATGGatcaactaaataaatattttaaattaaaaaataaataaatcataatgaAAATGAGTTCTTTTGAAGTGGAACGTTCTTTGTCACTCAACTCGATCAAATTCTTGtaattttagtcattttattgaaaatttttacgagagactaaaattataatttagaaaatttaaaaggtatGGGTCTACTTTCTACCACAAAATCATGTGATATTTTGGCATTATTCAATCATTGCTTCTTCTTACTCATTTCTTTCAACCATTCTCTTTGTATTTTAtggattcatatcataaaatatacaaaatctttatataaataaatttcttattttaatttatggttGAAAAAGTCTCTCCACTTTCTTGATGAGATGACCATAAGAAGAAGATTAACCTCAACTGACCAATAAGcttttaaacaaaacaaaagcatGTCAACTTGGTTGTCTCATATGCCATTTGATTCATACACAAGACAAGCCCAAAGGTCATACATGTAATTatcacttcaaaattttaagatcgGTTTTTCGGCCGTATTATATAGAGCACTCAAGTGTCTTAGCTTATTACTAATAATAAGAAGAGGGCTCGGAAGCTGTGAAATAGTGTGATGAGATATTGATACGTACTACTTTTTTTAAGATCAAAGTTCAAATTCTCTTACTCTACTTgttgtaataaaaaattgtaaatttaacATAAAGGGGATGGTTCTACTTCTAACTTCCTCTATACTTCTCGACTTAAATAATACCTTAAAAACATGTAGGGTGTCACGATCATACGTGTAACTTGTTCGTTGGGTTAGAATAAGTGTTGCACAATCATTGTCTTGTTATCATGAGAGTGAGAACGTGACATAGAATATGAAGATTCGAATCTCTGACTTCTtgataaaaaaacaattgaatTATGTTCTCGTTGGCATGGGAATAGGGTCACTACCCTTTTAACGTTGTTTCACCAAAATCTTCTATTGGCACCAACAGTTTGTGTGTCATAAAGAGAGCCGTGAGGATTGGTTCAAACAGTTTTCCTAGTGGATTCCTTCAAGTTCAAGTAACTTGTGATTTGGATAGGACCATAATTTCTTTGTGCAGTGGGAAAAAGGGAAACTTCTTGTGGGACTATAGAAAGaccaattttcaaatttagtcaGCAAAGTGTCCAGCCAACGTCAAGATTATGGCATGCCATTGATGTTGATGtgccaacaacaacaaaccaaatccaataaataatatcaaaactATTCAAATCTAACTCTAAATTCACTGTTGTTTCGAACGTGAGTGTTCGAATGAACTTCGCGTACACTTTGACTAATCTTACGAAATAACCGGTATACATTTAGGTAACTGGAAAATTTTGTTGGGATCAAACTCACAATTCCTACGTGTCTCCTTTATAGTAAAACTGTGAGagtgacggcgatatgtaacgaactaaaacggataatatctgttagcggtggacttgaactATTACATTCTAGATATAACTTGACTCtcacggcgatatgtaacgaactaaaacggataatatctgttagcggtggacttgaactATTACATTCTAGATATAACTTGATAGGAAATGTAACCTTTCTTGATAGGAAATGTAACCTCGGCGCCTGTTCAGGAGGCACCTGAAGTAACTCGAGCAAGGGAGATGGGATCAGTTCGGTACTCGCTCAAACATTGACTGATAGCAAAGCATACTGATCACTGAAGATGCATCGAAAACCATCCGCAACAGCCTTGGGACAAACCCCATCACGCAACCTGTAGATACCAATAGAAAGATACAGtaatagaatattatttttaaaaatgagttaaaagtataaattaaaagaaaaccatatttaaataaaaaaatcaaatatttcacatattaaaataaatttgaaattgttatAATTAGAATTTTCGAGTACCGTTTCTACATACGAAATTTTTTGGAACTATGGTTTGAAGGGACCGCGCGTACGCAGGTCCCCGCTAACACAAATTATGATGTAGGCTCCACCACATGGGCAGGCCTTAAGCCCAGCACCCCTCCTACGTGCAATGGAGGCCGCGGGCCTAGGAAATGGGCCTTAATGATCGTCCAATATCCCCATCCAGGTAAGTGAGTTCTACGGACTTTCGCCTGTTAATTTATAGCCTCAGCGCTCCTTTCCTTCAGCGGTTTACCGATGTGGGACAACGACACCGCTTATTCAACGAATTACTCCCAATCCATTTATTTGGTCATAACTACAttacaataatttttcaaGCATTCACTCGTTTCATTAGTTTCAATGGTGATCTCAtagtaaaatataattatttgtttaatatcTACTTTGCTTCACAGAGGGAGAGCGTGACAATTCACGATGCGAGTGTGTCCTATGATAGACGTTGAGGGAGAGAGGAAATGTCACGTAGGTTGTGATCCCTATGTGCGATCAATCTGATGCATGAAAGCCAAGCTTAGGCCTAgtcaaaattaaaagcaaCAATATCGTCATGAGTGTTAGAGACGAGCTCATAGAATTCAGATTTGGCTCCAGACTGTAACTTCAAAAATCAAgatttcaatataaatttcaacacGTGActctataattaaatttgtatatatCTCATTATACTCATCAGGCATGTActaccaaaaataaattcatcGATATTTGCATATGtcttactaaaaaaaataataacaattatttagaataaaccctaaattgataaatttaattataaagcATGTGCACATCTAAATGGATAGAAGTGTGAAGTTGAAAGTGGTCCTTTGTCTTAATGGAAGATTATCTACCTTACATGCAAAGATAGACCACATACACGTATTATCCATTTCATTCATTACTTTATATGAAAGCGTCCattaatattagaaaataatttaaaacgatTAATTTATACCTAATACTTGTTTAAAGTTGTTTCTTCAGGATTTTCTCAcggttaaaaaaaacaataaaaaattatattgatatatttaaaacaataagtttaatttttaaaaaaaatttgcaaTTAGTATTCTCAATCATTTTTAATACAGTTGATGACAATAtacataaattgaaaattttaaaattatgcttTTAAAGTAATCCATAAACATAATCAAtcttataaacaaatatagtATACATTTGATATTGTtaacttatttatatattatttaatttttaataaatcgaGTATGATATAATGTcttaatcatcaataaaacataaattcttctcaaatattttttcaaacgcatttttttctcatattaGTGGAAGTCGCTGTCAAAGGAGCATATTATGCATATTAAtatcacattttttatttgcttttatttttttcaagatctaTTAATGTAGCACTATAGATTAAAAccccccatttttttttaattatttcaacaGCTGGcatagttttttatttgcattaaattattatttattagctATTTCAAATATGTACATACTTTTATGACTCATTTACTAAACATCAAAATaatgtattaattaattgaaacacatataattttgtattaattaatatattatattattaatggaagtataaaataaaatttaatatttaaaatataaagacaAAAAAGTCCTCATCAAAAGGATCCCGACCATGTGATGTAGACGCCACTACTCGGCTATTCCCACGGACCACATTTGATATGACTCTTATCCACTTGAATCACTACTGCTATCCACGTAACCAAACAGATTTTTTATTCCACAAATTGCCCCCACGCAAATCTCAGCCgcctttatttataatttttaaaatgtaaatatatatatattcagtGGGGCCAACGAGACCTCTCAATCCAACGACTCCAGTTAAGTTTCACCAATCCAACGAACCAAAGAGAATGAGGGTCCAAGAAGCTTCCATATACCTTAGTAgcactttaaaaaaattctcttaTAAAAGATCTTTAGTCCCAAAAGGTAGGGGCAGTCGTGGGCCCACTCAGTTTTAATATTCTTGATCGATCCTACGGCTCAGATCATTTTGCATCTCCAAGATTCAGTACGACAAttttagatgttttttttacagAAATACTTTCCATTTGTGTTAtttagttcatttttttttaaaaaatttatagaattcTATTAAAcacgaaattaaaaattaaaatttgttaactattatttatatgaatttagtatttattattgaaataattagtataaggaaaaaattaataataataataatataaatattttttcatttgagaAAATGTtaggttaattttttaatttaacattataAAAAAGGGAAGTGAAAGCTGAGTCAAAGATGGTAATAATATTCTAGACGCAGGAACCGTACACGTggcatttgattttgatttttatttttggaaatacAGTCACTTTATTGGTGCAGGCATTTCGAACTACACAGTGAACGAACCGAAGTTCCATTTTGCCAAAATGCCCACAAATTCTCGTTAAATTTACCATTTGCACCACCAAAATTCtcccccttcttcttcttcttcttcttcttcttcattcctcCATTGTTACTATTCTCGCATTTTCACTGATCTTAGAAATGGGACCGCCCGTTGTATCCGTAGAGAATGATGAGGAGAGCTCGCTGTTGCTCCAGTCCACC
This genomic window from Cucurbita pepo subsp. pepo cultivar mu-cu-16 chromosome LG01, ASM280686v2, whole genome shotgun sequence contains:
- the LOC111802089 gene encoding uncharacterized protein LOC111802089, with protein sequence MRTVKPKYQTMSTQNQTEILVRFKLVIDKKRKKILYAEADKTFFDVIFAILRLPVEEVVKLLSTGQDSPMVGSLGSLYRSLEALNITYYNQNQLKADLPTPITQSQILRLLQNDPSKGPKTYYACSNNSYCRYSFSATYNIECPKCHCKMVSPASYVCEPNEARPIVGDFLKGGTVTYIVMDDLTVKPLPSSTLSICTMFYGLNLENVRQLGVEVIDMDMNDCLNLLRTSLQSTTVLSDLFLSRINFPQSSVVEEVMV
- the LOC111802076 gene encoding protein-tyrosine-phosphatase MKP1-like isoform X1; translated protein: MVGSEDSGTSGAAVQLSGNRKLFWRSASWSASRSSLHHPEVNREGGDPNGNLGDSSGPSRIFPAPLTPRSQQHCKARSCLPPLQPLSIARRSLDEWPKAGSDDIGEWPQPPTPSGRGNCERLKLDLSTIQRNPDKNCGLVKRDKIAFFDKECSKVAEHVYLGGDAVARDRDILKQNGITHVLNCVGFVCPEYFKDDFVYRTLWLQDSPSEDITSILYDVFDYFEDVREQNGRVFVHCCQGVSRSTSLVIAYLMWREGQSFDDAFQYVKAARGIADPNMGFACQLLQCQKRVHAFPLSPSSLLRMYRVAPHSPYDPLHLVPKMLNDPSTSSLDSRGAFIIHVPSAIFVWIGKNCEAIMERDARGAVVQIVRYEKVHGPIYVIKEGEEPANFWDSFANLLPLMDKSNSKINLGELRAKPYPGERRVDSYDLDFEIFQKAITGGFVPPFPSSENEHETHLPVRESSWSMLRRKFASGNMREFVSAPRISLSRVYSDSLMMVHFSAKPSSPSAISLSSSSSSPIHLSPDSLSSDSSSSSSSSSSTKYFSESSLDSPSASSPTVQVSSTLSSFSNMHLISSNSSLESMPDGPETRDAVPLESSSRSFSFPSKKFSPSLAERRGSAKSLTLPTMPCKIRATNSASRFLATQEDGKRKNKISFSLDASFNMKKGSEPMDNVEDEQTSSTQNFKNIENGMDVRVGCMATSQVETEVAGQSAGSWKSYPKHFEEGMVSSVSNGKQDGEFVQPMVYCWPELAKIAAFDTSYLHSKAAVVIFSPSRYLGKKDDMMLYIWVGNSFDHDLSPIQVKRDKDLVDVEKIDWVKVGQYVLTEIGLPENTEIKIVKEGEETEEFLARLSLL
- the LOC111802076 gene encoding protein-tyrosine-phosphatase MKP1-like isoform X2, encoding MVGSEDSGTSGAAVQLSGNRKLFWRSASWSASRSSLHHPEVNREGGDPNGNLGDSSGPSRIFPAPLTPRSQQHCKARSCLPPLQPLSIARRSLDEWPKAGSDDIGEWPQPPTPSGRGNCERLKLDLSTIQRNPDKNCGLVKRDKIAFFDKECSKVAEHVYLGGDAVARDRDILKQNGITHVLNCVGFVCPEYFKDDFVYRTLWLQDSPSEDITSILYDVFDYFEDVREQNGRVFVHCCQGVSRSTSLVIAYLMWREGQSFDDAFQYVKAARGIADPNMGFACQLLQCQKRVHAFPLSPSSLLRMYRVAPHSPYDPLHLVPKMLNDPSTSSLDSRGAFIIHVPSAIFVWIGKNCEAIMERDARGAVVQIVRYEKVHGPIYVIKEGEEPANFWDSFANLLPLMDKSNSKINLGELRAKPYPGERRVDSYDLDFEIFQKAITGGFVPPFPSSENEHETHLPVRESSWSMLRRKFASGNMREFVSAPRISLSRVYSDSLMMVHFSAKPSSPSAISLSSSSSSPIHLSPDSLSSDSSSSSSSSSSTNSLESMPDGPETRDAVPLESSSRSFSFPSKKFSPSLAERRGSAKSLTLPTMPCKIRATNSASRFLATQEDGKRKNKISFSLDASFNMKKGSEPMDNVEDEQTSSTQNFKNIENGMDVRVGCMATSQVETEVAGQSAGSWKSYPKHFEEGMVSSVSNGKQDGEFVQPMVYCWPELAKIAAFDTSYLHSKAAVVIFSPSRYLGKKDDMMLYIWVGNSFDHDLSPIQVKRDKDLVDVEKIDWVKVGQYVLTEIGLPENTEIKIVKEGEETEEFLARLSLL